AATAAACGGTCCATAAGTTAAGCCACACTCctattttattagcatttaatTACATTAATACTTTTGCAAAGCAGATAACTGGAAATGAAGTCCAAGTCCTCATGTGGTTATTTGTTCCTCAAAGGAGTTGCAAAGTGCCAGGCCTCAGCCATTCTGAGGAGCTGTGATTTGGCATTATAGACATGCTATCATTTACAAAGTTCATGCTTAAAAACTATAACTGAGTCATAACAAATTTCATAAACATAATCTGTATCTTATGTAAGTTTATGGTTTTGTGATGGGCTGCATTCATAGCTATCCTCTGACACTGAGGCTGCTGCATAGATTGTTCGTGTTGGGCATGCCTGTCTTAGGGTCTGTTTGCAAAGCATATTCCAAGAATACTGGGACTATTTCAGCAGCTAGATATCCTCAGTCACCAAACCATGTTACAAACACGCTAAGATTGGAAACAAAGCCAAGACAgctaaggacaaaaaaaaaaaaaaatccccacccccaaccccccacctttCTTTGTAGGCAGATCTCATCTGGTTAAAAGTACAACAGACAACATAGCTAAGCTTCTGCTAGGCTCAGGGGTCCGGTTcacttttctgtgtctttctctggTTATTTTTTATGGGCTGCTGCTCTTACACATTTTCTGTGATgagttttctcatttccttccccTCACTGCATCAGAGCCAAGTTGGCCCTGCTCCCACTACATCCTTCCCTGGTGTCCACATTCTCCTCCACTTTCTACCTTGGTGATAGCTGTCACTCAGGtggcttcctctttctttactttagGATTCTGCTGTGCTGACACACACCCATTTACATAGCTGGGCTTCCTCTTAGAGCATGTAATGAGTATGACTGTAGTTTTCACTAAGGAATTCTGTGGCAGTGACACTCCTGGTGACAAATGGCTGGGCCTGATCTTCCAACTCAGGGCACCATGGTAGTTGAAACGCACAGCCTCTTGTGGCATGATTACAGGACCTACTCCATTTGTTCTAGTGCTCTGGAAAAGTTTTCCAAAGCAGTTTTGAAAGCTTGCAGCAAGAAAGTACCGAGTTCATTGCTGGTTTCATGAATGTCTGGGTCAAAACTTCCAAAAACAGGGGTGGAGGCCTGGATGTCCTCCCGGTTAGCTCGAAGCAGTACTGCTCGAAGATCCTCTGCAATCATGTCATATTTCTGTTTGTCAAATTTGGACACAGACAGCTCATCATGTGGGTAGGCAGTGCCCTCAGGATAGCAGTCCTTTGGCACTGGAAACTCAATGTGGCGGAGCCTAGGGAGTTCGCAGAGAGCAGCAAACAGGCGCTGGAGAGCACTGGCTGACAGTGGGTTTCCAAGGAACTTGAACTCCTGGAGCTGGCTGCAAGGGCTGAGGCCCAGAATCATCATGCCAACATGGTTGTCCGTGATGTTGCATTCTTCAAGGGTGAGCACTCTCAGTGTTTGGGCAGCCTGGCTCAACAGCCTGAAGAAGGTAGAAGGATACAGATGGACCAGGTTGTGTCCACTGAGGTCCAGCACCTCCAAGTGGGCAGTATGCTTACAATCTGCTAAGAAGGACATATCTTCATGATTAAGGGCACAGTTGGCCAGGTCCAGCACTCTTAGTGGGGTCTTCAAGGGGCTGTGAGGTAGGCAAAAACATCACAAATGTTATGAGGGCCCCAAGTAAGCTGGAGTTTTGGTGAAGGTGGACAATCCATCATTCACTTTTCTAACTTCAGGACCACAGACTGCAGCCTGCCAGGAACTCCAGCTGGCATTTCATTTCACATGGCTTCTAAGTTAAGAAAGACTGATAATTTCTAAGCAATTGGAAAAAACAGAATAGTTTGTGACATGTAAAATTCCTATGTTTCTTCTGGTAGTTTATGGCTGCTGGTTCTGCTGCACAGTCTATAATTGAACCTAAAATGGACCAACACCACCTTTCAAGTTGGGTGGGGACTTTAAGCACATGGTCTCAGAATTGTCAGACTATCGACTGGGGAGATCAAAAGACAGAATTAGTTTGAAAGAAGGCACTGTCTGATGACAATAGAATCGATACAATTTCAGGGCTGGGAAGGATTGAATTTGAACCTTGAATTTGAACTTCATATCCTGAATTCACTAGGCATCCTGTATCAGATGGGGGAGGTGTGTCTCTGGAATAACATTTCCACCCAGGATTCATGAGAATATACATTTTCATGCCATCTGAGACCCCGGATCTTTCTGAGAACATCCCCATCACTACCCTTGTTAAGCAAGGCAATATGTCCTGGGGTCTTTTTCTTTGTCCCTTCTACCCTGTTCTTGCTGCCTCCCCACGGCCTGACCACACATGGTCCCACATGACAACCTACTACTGGGACAGTACTCTTCACATGAAACCACCTTGACTTTATCACTCCCTGGCAGCTGCCCTTCTTCATAGCAGAGTGGCTGAGGAGGTCATAGCAGTGCCAGGATTTCAGGTGAGACAATAGTCCAGCTGACAACATTCTCACTATGTTTAGCTACATTCCCATTCCTGACCCggaaaaagggtttttttttttttgttgttgttgttgttggagggAGGGTCTGTGGTTGTTTGTTGGTTTctcaccccccaacccccacccccacccccaagacagggtttctctgtattgctttggaacctgtcctggaactcactctgtagaccaggctggcttcgaactcagagagatcctcctgcctctcctcctgagtgctgggatgggaAAGTTTTAAGACACTATACATTGGGTGATTTGTTAGACAACAATAGACAGTAGAAGATCTAGTTGTGCCTCCTGTGTTGTTTACTTTCTAATTAATTAGtgtcctccttctcctcccttcttccctccttctctggtgctgggaattaaaactAGGATCCTGCTACTGCTTTATTACTGAACTACCCTATATGCTCAGCCCTTGTTTCTGTTTGTTGAGATAAGGCCTCAAACATACAATGCTATTGCCtatgcctccagagtactggggtTATGGCCAATcccccacacctggcttttgttAATTGAATGGTGTCTTCCAAGTTGGCTCAGTGCTCTGTTTCTTTCCTGGTGGCTCTTAAACTCCTGTGGCTCTGGCCAACACATCCCCAGAGAACATTGTATAAGCAGATCCCATCTCTATTCCTATACCTCAGtgactccagcctggtctactccACCCAACCTGTGCCCAGTTATTTGAGACTTACCTAAGCAATGTTTGGATCTTCCCAGTCAGTGTAGAGAAAGCTACACTTAGCTCAGTGAGCTTGTTCATCTGGCTGAGCTCCCAAGCAATAGAGTTGAGGAGTGGATTCTCACCCTCTGGAGTTGGGGCACAGGTAGGGGGTGCATCAAAGGCCTTGGTAGGTAAGGTGAGTGAGGTCAGCTGAGGGAAGCCCACCTGGGCAAGCAGCTGCTGTACATGGCCAGCATGTAACCGTACATTGTGTACTACTTCCAACTTTCTTAGCTTGCTTGGCCGAGCTAGGCCAAGCACTTGAAGGAGCTGCCCAGGACTCAGACTATCTGCCCGGAGTGAAGGGCAGCAGACCTGCAGAGGGGCTGGGCCTGCTGGCTTCAGGGCCTGCACCACCATGTCAAAGTTGCCTTCTGTGACAAAGAGGTCAGTAAAGACTTCAATGGGGTGCCTAGCTGTACAGGGCTGTCCTTGGAGCTGGCAGCAGATCCTGGCCAGCACCTTAGTGCGGCCCCACCTTCCTAGTGCCCTCCCACAAGGACATTGCTGCACCTGTACATCCTGGATGCCTGTGAAATCAGCTACTCGAAGCCGGTTGCTCCCACTTTGCAGCACATGGTCAGCAAGGCCCTCCAGGCAGGCCTCCAGGCAGGCCTTGCAGGCACGATCACGCAGGTCTTTGGGGTGGTCGATGTTTGGCCCCAGCAGCACAGCCAGCCGGAACTCCTCTAGTGGCCAGTGACTCAGCACAGCACGAGTTACTTCTGCCTGCTCTAGCAGGTAACTGGCCTTGAACAGGAGTGGGTAGAGGTTGTAGGCTATATGGTCCAGGTTCTCCTGGGCCAGCTGGGGGTGGGACACCAAGGCTTCAGCAGAAATGAAACGGAGCGACCTCATTGTGTCCCTGGTGAGGATGGTGCTGTCCCTGCTGTTCCTCCCAAAGCATGTGGCTTTTGTGCCTACTTttagctgctgctgcttctgggcTCTGCACAGAAAGTGGTAAACTGGCCCTCGTGGTCATCTGACTGCTATTTTGGTCCTTGGATACTAGTTTGGCTGTGACTGTGCAGGCATCTGTTTCATGGCATCCTGCTGGTGAAATCAGAGCTGCTTGGTTTTGTTGCCCAATGTGGGGCCGATAAGAGGTTGAGCTCAAGATACTTGCACAAATAGTCTAAGGCTTACAATACAAATGGATACTCTGCCCAGCCCTGGCCTATCCCATTCAAAAGATATGAGTGGAGCCAGATCCTGAGCTGCACATGGATAGATGAGACAGTTGTCTTTGTGTAAAGCCCTTCTTTTCCTTATACCTAGGATCAGAGATGCAAGGGCCAGGATTATGGGGTCGGTATCTCATACAACAATTCAAATTTTAAGAATACTGGCCTGTGGAGCTTCACCACCTCTTATTCCCAAGGTCATTCTTTGCACAAGAGGGAGTAATAGTCCTGTAGAACAGACATAGACTAGTGAAGTAGGTGATGCTGCACATAAATGCAGGTACCTATAGGCTATGGATTTTCAGCCCTAGCATAGGTGGGTGTTGAATAACTGTTGATTGGTTAGATCCTGCCCTCTCATCATCCCCATCACTTGGGATAGGGCAGCACATCCTGGCTCGTAGGTCCCCATGGTGCCAGCTGTACAGGAGAGTCATagtagagaaagagagggagaggcaggaggcagacagTGGCCAATCCAGGTGAATGTGCTGCATTCAAGTGTAACCCAGTTTCCCTGTGTGACCTTCTTTGGCTTCTTTCTCCTGATTTAGAGCTTTATCTCTCCCAAAGACTCTGCCATGGACATAGATAGGAACATGCTACCATGGTGGTGCACCAGGCACTGCCAGGTGGGCAGGATTTCTATGGAAGGCAATCCATGACACAACTTTGCCCTAAAGTCACCACTTGCCCCTGTCCTCAGTCTTGGCtgctgttggttgttttttactctttaccATTTGCTTTTtacaagctcccaaataaatcacatggagtcTTTCTAGccaaccttttttgttttggtttggtttggttttggtttttcgagacagggtttccctgtgtagctttggagcctgtcctggaaccctgtagaccaggctggcctagaactcacagagatctgcctgcctctgcctcccaaatgctgggattaaaggcgtgtgccaccacccagcagcttttcttaaagtatcccaactaccttttgccttggggcttttatatttctctatttctgcatATCTTTTCTatccttcttattctgtgtctggctgtgcaGCTGGGTATCTGACCCCTTCTTTTCTCGATTCTTGATCTCATCCTCAGATTTCTTctactatttattctctctgcccgccAGCCCTACCtattctttctcttgccttgctactggccattcatctctttattagaccaatcaggtgtttcagatgggcaaagtaacacagcttcacagagttaaacaaaaccaacattaaagaatgcaacacaggggctggagggactgctcttccagtggtcctgaatttaattcccagcaaccacatggtgaattacaaccatctgtaatgagatctggtgcccttttcttgtgtgcagacatacatggaaacagaatgttgtatacataatacataaataaaatccttaaaaaaatgcTTCCTGACTCAGCTTTAGCAACAAAaactgcagggctcttttaagaggccctcctaccaaacaattaaatggtaTTTATGAGCATCTGGTGGCATGCTTCTTGGTGATGACATGGACCTAgaaccagtagcatagacattgagatctacaattaataaatgggacatcctgaaactgagaagcttctgtaaggcaaaggacacagtcagtaagacaaattgacagcccacagaatgggaaaagatcttcaccaaccccacatctgccagagggctgatttccaaaatatacaaggaactcaagaagctagccaccaaaacatcaatgaaattaaaagtggggtgcagaactaaatagagaattctcaacagaggaatctaaaatggctgaaagacacttaaagtgctcaaaatccttagccattagagaaatgcaattcaaaacaactctgagataccatcttacacggGCCAtaatgggtaaaatcaaaaacaccaatgacagtctatgctggagaggatgtaaataaaaaggaacactcctctgatgggggaggtccttctgtgtatatgtttgtcttattggttgataaataaagtactgttggccaataggaaaacaagatagatgggactaggggtcaaggagaattctgggaaacgtaggagagtcagagtcaccatgtgacccgGGAAGACAGGGCGCTTGCTGCTGgcatccaataagtcttataaaatatatagatttatgataattaagactgagctagcagatgagaaatcctagtcattggccaaccagcatttgtacctaatataagtctctctgtgttacttggacccttaatgtggtggtgggcagaacttgggcagcctagTGGAAAGCGCCCACTTGACAGCAGGGCTCTGGCAGCTttgtggaaagacttattgttatactcctcctttgctggtgggagtgcaaacttgtaagaccactttggaaatcagtatggtggctgctcggaaaatgggaatcaatccacctcaaaatccagcaattcctctcttgggcatatacccaaataatacacattcatacaacaggacatatgttcaaagcagcgttgtttgtaatagccagaacctggaagcaacctagatgcccctaactgaagaatggatagagaaaatgttgtacatttacacaatggagtactactcagtggaaaaaacaacattggaattttaaaatctgcaggcaaatggatggaactagaagaaaccatcctgagtaaggtaacccagtctcaaaaagacaaacatagttatgtactcactcatatatgaattttagacatagagcaaaggattaccaacctacaatcctcatcaccaaaggaactaggaaacaagaaggactctaagagaaaaatgcatagaacctggagaatgggaaggggcaggatctccttgAGCTAATTAGAAGCATGACAGTAGGGGAGAgtgagctgccagaatgagaggaggagaagaggcagggagaggaggaaatggaggagcagaaaggtcaactcaggggaagaatagaagagagcaggatgagagataccataacagagggagccattataggtccgaggagagatctggcactagggagatttccagagatctacaatgatgacaccaaccaacaatccaggcaatggtggagaggctaccctaaatgcacttcccctataatgagactgatgactactttatttgccatcttagagccctcatccagtggctgatggaagcagaggcagacacccacagatatacactgaactctggaatccagctgcagagagggaggagtgaagatcaaaggggttggaaccaggctggtgaaactcacagaaacagctggcctgaacaagggggagcacatggaccccagactgctgtctggagcCAGCACAGGACTAAGCCAGACCCCTGAATGtagatgtcaacgaggaggcctcggcactctatggggcccctggtagtgaatcagtatttttccctagtgtaagtaGGGACTTTGAatgcccatcccatgtgaagggatgctctttcggcctggacacatcggggaaggcctaggtccagcccaggatgatgtggtggactttggggagcctccatggagggccctgccctcccttgggagcagagaggggatggggtgggaggctatggggaggggaaggagagggagaaggaattggcatacgaagcaagcttgttcctaatttgaactaataaaaaattatgtgGATCCTAGTTtacaatgtatacatgtatctATGTAagcaaatgtatgtatgtacaacaTGCATAAATGAGAACAAAAAGGATAATGTTAGGTGACAAGAAAGGACAGAATACAGAATACATGAATCATAAAAGATATTAAGCAAATTACTTTTCTAGATTTAACTGTTATggaattttcttgtgtgtgtaagCAATGGataaatgcataaaaaataatgtaatttataATGAAAGTGTAAAATTCAAAGCTAAACACCACCACTTCAGAAGACTTGGGTTTGGGAAAGTGCTTGTTTAAGTGTCTATGTTAATCTAgatgcatagtttttttttttttttaacttctaaaGTCCTTaaggaaaactgatttttttttttaacaatttcatagtttttaagaacatgaagttgggtaggTAGAGAGGGGACTATCTCAGAGGGATTGGGGGAGTAGAAAGAAGAGTTAAAGAAGGAACAAAAAATTTCCAAGCAattacaaaaaattgaaaaatatatgcCATATAGAACAGTAACTTCCCAATTACTTGAAGGATCTTAACACTGGTCAAAGATTGACAAATTATTTTACTAATCCCCAGAAATATAGGATTAAAATCTGTATCTTTGAGTAAAGTGGAATATTTTAGCTTGTGATAAAATATGTCATTCAATATACAGCAGTGACAATACATTAAGAAACACCTTTATTAAAACAACTAAACTTCACAATCCATGTTTTAGAGTCTAACATAtggtttctggaaaaaaaaataactttcaagAACCAGTATTGTTCTTTGATACAATCATTTGATAGCTGTGTTTCATTCAGTTTAAAAAGTGGGGTTATATAGTAAATTTGGTTTTATAACAAATCGATATCCTTACAGAGGTAAGTTATTTGCAGATTCTTATGTCTGTGATACTTCTTTCATTATATCAAATGATGATGCCCTGTAAATTAAATTATAAGCAATccttcaaggtttttgttttcagacagggtttctctatgtaacagtcctagctgtccaggaacttgctttgtagacctaggctggcctagaattctacctgcctctgccttccaagtgccaggattaaaggtatgtaccaccatgcctgttttccTTAAAGTTTTTGTGACATTCCATATATTCATTGGACTGATCTGTTATAATAATTTCCTTATATTCAGTAAGATGTGAGTTGTTGGCAAAGGCTTGGCTATATTATTATTTACATGTTTTGTGGTATaaatactttgcttttctgaggtATAAATATCAGACTAAACTCCTTCCAGTCTCTACATGTATGAAGTTTCTACCTAATATGAATTCACTGATGGTTAATGAAGATCACTCTTCAGCTAAAGGCTGTGAAACATTATATGTACAAGCTTTCCCATTAATTCAAAAATCTCTGATGTTGGTTATGGCATGAAGaataaaggatttgtcacattaTTTTAACTTGTCGGGtttctattatgtatacatttttgATGTTACATAAGTGTAAAACAATTGTTAAATACTTTTCCACTCTCTTTGcatttatagggtttctctccagtttgTATGGATTCTTTGGTATTAAGGGCTTTACAATTATTAAAAGCTTTACCATAATCTTCAAATTTGTAGAGTTTTTCTCTAGTATGAATTCTTTGGTGTTGTTTAAGATTTGAAGAACAGTTAAAGCCCTGGCAACATTCTTTGCAtctgtagggtttctctccagtatgaattctttggTGTTGACTAAGAGCGGAACAATTATTAAATGCTTTGCCACATTTCTCACActtatatggtttctctccagtatgaattctttggTGTTGAATAAGGGCTGAAAAATTATTAAAGGCTTTGCTACATGCTTCACATCTatagggtttctccccagtatgaatTCTTTGATGATAATTAAGGTGTGAAGATGAGTTAAAGGCCTTGCCACATTCTTGGCATTtatagggtttttctccagtgtgaattctttgGTGATGAGTAAGGCCTGAACTATTattaaaggctttgccacattcttcacatttgtagggtttctctccagtatgaattctttggTGTTGAATTAGGGCTGAACAATTATTAAAGGCTTT
This DNA window, taken from Cricetulus griseus strain 17A/GY chromosome 2, alternate assembly CriGri-PICRH-1.0, whole genome shotgun sequence, encodes the following:
- the Lrrc14b gene encoding leucine-rich repeat-containing protein 14B translates to MRSLRFISAEALVSHPQLAQENLDHIAYNLYPLLFKASYLLEQAEVTRAVLSHWPLEEFRLAVLLGPNIDHPKDLRDRACKACLEACLEGLADHVLQSGSNRLRVADFTGIQDVQVQQCPCGRALGRWGRTKVLARICCQLQGQPCTARHPIEVFTDLFVTEGNFDMVVQALKPAGPAPLQVCCPSLRADSLSPGQLLQVLGLARPSKLRKLEVVHNVRLHAGHVQQLLAQVGFPQLTSLTLPTKAFDAPPTCAPTPEGENPLLNSIAWELSQMNKLTELSVAFSTLTGKIQTLLSPLKTPLRVLDLANCALNHEDMSFLADCKHTAHLEVLDLSGHNLVHLYPSTFFRLLSQAAQTLRVLTLEECNITDNHVGMMILGLSPCSQLQEFKFLGNPLSASALQRLFAALCELPRLRHIEFPVPKDCYPEGTAYPHDELSVSKFDKQKYDMIAEDLRAVLLRANREDIQASTPVFGSFDPDIHETSNELGTFLLQAFKTALENFSRALEQME